The sequence AAATAGGTATCAAAGAAAAAACAGTACattgttaaaaacaaaatatgaACATTTAAGATATGAGTTGACCACGTAACAAATAAATAGTTACGAATATTTTTTCACTAATCTGATGTTAGAAAGAAcgcttttttgtttttaaactaaGCAGGTCCTCAATTTCCGCTTCCAAGTACTATATTTAGACATGTGTAAAAGACATACATATTAGGGAAGCTTTTTCAGCATCGCTTCTAGCAGATTCGGATTCCACATACAATTCTTATAACAAAACATCATAAAACAAAGCTATTAAGTCATTTAAAGTCAAAAGCAATTTATAATCACCCAAAGACACCTCCAGGCCAAGCTCAGTTAGAGGTCCTGCTTTTAGGGATTGTAACAGAAAGTTTATCTTTAGTTTAAGCCTAAGCGCAAAGGTCCACTGCTTTGATTTAGTGATTAATAGCCTCTTGGCCTAGGTGCAATTATGGTATTTTCAGGAATTGTAGTCAAGACTTAAAGCTGCTTAGACGGTTAAAAGATTGAGCCTATGTTAGCTTAGGTTGAACTGactggtccgtgaggacctcacataaacagAATGAGAccatagtgttactagaagtttgtttaatgaccaaactgaagaGCTCTACCAGAAACTTGGACCAAAGTTGAAAAATatatccgtcctcttggcaaatactagatgcTTTATAGGACGTATAAAGGGTGGTTCGGCTCGGTTCATGACCTGGTTCAAGTTTTGCCAAAGTGTTCGTACCACTGAACCGAACCGCTTCGTTTTTTGATTTAACCAATAGAGGTATGTGCACATATAGGACTTGCAGATATTTTCAAACCACAATAAAGCACTTAAAATTAGTTAAACTGGCAGAGCATATACATTTTATTAGAATTTGTTACGTCAGCTGTTTTTTGATCAGAATTTGGTAACTGCGATTCTGCTTCATATGATAAATTGTATTGctgcaaaaaacaaacaaaatatgtAGTAAAATGGATAACAAATTGTAAAATgcaagcatttttatactcagttgagcaaagctcacagagtatattaattttgttcgcataacggtaccctgtaacggtaccctgtaaactaatcgagatagaaattcatttagccatgtccgtccgtccgtccgtaaacacgataacttgagtaaattttgaggtatcttgatgaaatttggcatataagttcctgggcactcatctcagatcgctatttaaaacgaacgaaatcggattataaccacgcccactttttcgatatcgaaaaaccgaaaaagtgcgataattcattaccaaagacggataaagcgatgaaacttagtaggtgggttgagcttatgacgcagaatagaaaataagcaaaattttggacaatgggcttgccaacgcccacttttaaaataaggtaatttaaaagttttgcaagctgtaatttggcagtcgtggaagatatcatgatgaaatttggcaggaacgttactcctattactatatgtgttctaactaagaattagcaaaatcggatgacgaacacgcccactcttcaaaaaaaaaatttttaaagtcaaatttgaacaaaaatttaatatctttgcagtatataagtaaattatggcaacattcaacgccagtaatgatatggtgcaacaaaatacaaaaataaaagaaaatttcaaaatgggcgtggctccccccttttcatttgatttgtctagaatacttttaatgctataagtcgaacaaaaatgtaccaatccttgtgaaatttggcaaggcatagcttctatgacgataactgttttctgtgaaaatgggcgaaatcggttgaagccacgcccagtttttatacacagtcgaccgtcggtccttcctcggccgttaacacgataacttgagcaaaaatcgatatatctttactaaacttagttcacgtacttatctgaactgactttatcttggtattaaaaatgggcgaaatccgactacgaccacgcccatatcgaaaatttcgaaaaatgaaaaaatgccataattctataccaaatacgaaaaaagggatgaaacatggagattggattggttttttgacgcaaaatataactttagaaaaaactttgtaaaatgggtgtgacacctaccatattaagtagaagaaaatgaaaaagttctgcagggcgaaatcaaaagcccttggaatcatggcaggaatactgttcgtagtatgacatatataaataaactagcgatacccgacagatgatgttctgggtcaccctgatccaccctcgaaaacgccttcacatatacatataagggccactcccttttaaaaccctcattaatacctttaatttcatacccgtatcgtacaaccctggtccacctttatggcgatatcccgaaatggcgcccacctatagaactttggcccactcccttttaaaatactctttaataccttccatttgatacccatgtcatacaaacacattccagtgttaccctaggttcattttcctacgtggtgattttcccttattttgtctccaaagctctcagctgagtatgtaatgttcggttacacccgaacttagcttttcCTTGTTTGCCATTgtgtgttgttattgtttttgctaCAAGTTCAACGGTCACTTCATAcattttttaacattaatttaaaacttttggttGAGTTTTAAAACCGTTTTTCGAATTTATTGATAATTTTTCGTACGGTTCAAAAtcaaatatttgtacaaaatggttaaaaaaaagtaaaaaatgaataatttccaTAAAATATGTAGGCATTTACAAAATCACTACTTTTATACTACAAAAGGtagttttttattacatttttcgctgaaggggattgaactattccccgttttccgtacttcgtaaaagcaacgcgtcctaatttttaaattttggagtgtcaaagctctgccatCATTAGAGAACAAACCTCTGGTAATTGAATCAtggagcaaacctcttgtgatttaATCATGATATTAATGTACTTTTGCAgttttgctaaatttttgtttgttttattattattgtatatttaaattttatttcattttcgatTATAGGGAGGCTATCCGGCACGTTTAAAAAAAGTGTTAATTGTAACAGCGCCTTTGTGGTTCAAAGCTCCATTCAAAATTTTGCGATTATTTGTGAGAGAAAAATTGCGTGAACGTGTCTTCACTGTATCTGTGCCGACATTGGGGCTTCACGTGCCACTAAAAGCATTACCCCTGCATCTTGGCGGTGCATTGGAAATCGATCACGCCACATGGTTGCTACAGTGCCGCAAATCGATGACGAATCGTGAAGACGAACTGCTCGCCAATATTGAGCAAGTGGCTTTTAACCGAAGCAGCAACAacttaagtacaacaacaaaTAGTATTGGCAATATTGTTATCAATTCAATTGTCATTAGTGGTGACAATAGCAAGAACATTAACAGTAATAGTAGTAGTAATATtaataatataaatactgcaacaACCACAATAACAAACGGTGATTGTAGTCGACGATTATTAGGTGGTGAGGAACCCAACGAAAATATTGCAATAAACGATCTTTGTACTGTTATTTCATCACCCATAAGCGGATTAAAACGAGATAGTTTCAACACAACAACGTCATCATCATTGCCAACGATTAACCAAATTGATTCTGAATCGGTGGTAGTGGGAACATCGCTGGCAGTTGGTGTCCCCGCGCTAAACGGTTTGGATGACAGTGGCGCTCAAGGATCGGTGTCTCTGGTGAATGGTTGTGTAGTAGTTCCAGCAACAGCAACGGTAACAAGTAGCGGTAGCTCGAACGGTTCATCCGGCTTAAGTGAGTTGTGGTCGGAAAACCCGCCAAGTAGTGCTTCGTCGGGGTTTAGTGATGACGACAGCCTGGCTGGACAGGAGGGAGATCCAAAAACAATTGAACAAATTGTTCAAATGGTAAAAGAGCTTGGCCGTAGAGGTCTGGTGAAGGAGTATGCGGAAATACGAAATCGTGCGCCCGAAGGCACATTCAGTCATGCAAGGTTAGTCAAATCATGTGATTATTTATGAATGAAGAACCAATAGACTTTGATTGAATTGTAGGATGCGGAATAACCTAACGAAAAATCGTTATACGGATGTACTTTGTTACGATCACAGTAGAGTAGTGTTGTCAAGGGAGGATGGTGATGACTACATAAACGCCAATTTCGTCGACGGATATAAACAGAAGAATGCATATATCTCAACACAAGGTAAATAGGTACATTCCACTTAATGCAAATTGCCTGTTAAATTCTTGTTAAAAAATCTAGGTGAAGGGAAACAATTTTCGAAATTTGTAATAACGTGTGAGTCCAAATGAACCTATGAATCCAAATGAAGCAAAAATGCTTGAAGGAAAAATTATATAGGATGCCACAATCGTCTAATGAAATAATAGCACccgattggcgcactcaattggcTGTGGAAAAAATCAAAACGACAAAGAATAGAAAATGAGCCATAAATAAAAACTTTCGCAGTACATTTGAAGTGAtgataaggtcaattgacttcaAATGGCCATTTAGGACAATTCCGTTTGATCTTATAACCATTTCCGGAAAAAGGCAGTAACCATATTTTTGCTGTATCGAGACcagcataaaaaacaaagaaatgttCGCAGGATGCATAAAATATTGAGTTGAATAAGTTCTTCCTATTTAAAAAAATCCTCACAGAACCGTTATTTCAATGCAATTAAACTAGTATATACGGAACCAGCCccgcaggcgaaaatttggaaaatctcTGAACAAATTGAATGCCAGCACAACTTTTGCTGTACTGCTTGTCCTTATgtccacttgaaaaaaaaaaactgacgtgACGTTATgaccatttcaaaaaaaaaaaaaaaacagaatgatCATAACATCAACATCGTTGAAATTTTAGccatttaaaatttgactttctgACCATTCTCTATGGTCATAATTTTAATTaacctttttgttgttgtagcgataagaacactccccgaaggccttgggaagtgttatcgatgttggtggtcctttgccggatgcagatccggtacgttctggtaacaagcaccattaaggcactagcccgggaacgatttagtatgaccacatgagacTTTTAAggtccgccctcccaccccctagattcgTTAaggacttggggtcgccagagcctcggctgttaaagtaacaggtttcgccacgggtaggtgaggttgacaattgggttggagaaactatattttgcgctagcaacaccttgaatcaatttggtattttagtcgcctcttacggtaggcatacctgccgcgggaatattctaagccccctgacCCGCGGGGGGTCATAAGGTGGATTGACTGAtttgaatttttcgaaaattatatAAAGTTTAATGTTTCAATGGAAACAGAATTATGTATTCAATTAATTGATAAAAGCGAAGCTCATAAATTTGTGTACCTATtaaaagagaaaattaaaaatttaaggtGTTCTTAGTAATCGCTGTAAAAATAAGCATAAAAAGAGTGCCCTATGTTAATGGTCAATCGTCTGCTCCTTCAGGTTGGATCATAAATACTTTATTTTTCTTTCAGGTCCATTACCCAAAACATCCCAGGATTTTTGGCGAATGATTTGGGAACAACATTGCTTAGTTGTGGTTATGACAACACGTGTTATGGAACGTGGACGAGTCAAATGTGGCCAATATTGGGAACCGACTGAGAATAGTTCCTTAGAATTCGGAAACTTCCATGTGCGAACACTTAGTATAGAAATAAATGAAGATTATACAGTAGCatcattacaattgaaaaatcttaaggtaaataaaaattatttatgtatGCACGGATTAGTTTTGTTTGAAAATCACTTGTAATTATTCCGAATGTCGTTATCAGAGTAGAtcgtaaaaatcaaaatttaccaCAGTGACGATTCTGTTTGTTTAAACTTGGTCGAACGAGTACTAATCGACCTGTCCTAATGAAATGGTCGTGgcttaaaaattttgataaataggcCATATCTCTGAATGTCGGTTGGTAAGGTTTTAACTCAAAAAATACACTTTTCGTTAGGGGCATATGAAGCTTTAATTCATTTCACATTTCGTGAAGGACTTAAATAGGTTAAGAATAACGTACTTCATATCCTATCTCTTAGCatctaaatatttattaaaatgaaaattgTAAACGCTTTACATTATTGCTTAACTTGAATTCGGATCATTTTATTATTTCAGACTGACGAAATTAGAAACGTTTCACATTGGCAATTTACAAGTTGGCCCGATTATGGTGTGCCCAGTACCGCAATGGCAATgctaaattttttacaaaaagtaCGGGAAAAGCAAGCAGCTATGGTGAAAGCGTTAGGCGACACTTGGGCAGGACATGCACGAGGACCCCCAATTGTAGTGCACTGTAGTGCGGGCATTGGTCGAACAGGTATGTATACATGTACACTATATCGACTGCATAGTGAAATAGCACTCCATATCGGCGTCCAATTCGAAAACGTTTAAATTGTTaatcagaattaaaaaaaaaacaaccctatcagcataaattcaatacattttggcCAGCAATTGCGTAAAGCTcacacagctcatcattatacctcccgCTGATTCTTTCTTGAATGACAACAAGTACTTCGACTTGTCTTCATTTACCGCAAGACTCACTATTTTTGCTTCCTTATCTAATCCGGAGAATGTAGAACTCACGGCGCGTTTCctaaggccaataatatcaatattgtaacgaattttggggaattccgcttattccaaaccttctgctaacgttcgaatcgctaaactgttgaataaataactccatcattcaataatgcaaaatggggtttattagactactttgaaaatacttcacaataacacttatactaactgcctcaggcttaactatatcccgaagtcttggcacacggttagggttattttcattccgaaggccggcagaagctctcatgtatcacctaaggatttcaggccaatcagtctctcgtcgtttcttcttaagacgtttgagcggttgattgacctgtacctacgggaaaggatacctcgggggttactgtcggcttcacaacatgcgtactgcaagggcagatcgacggaaacggctctccattcgattgtaaagcaaatagaggggtccctagaacacaaagagtatgctctgggtgcctttctagacatcgagggagcttttaacaatgtcttaccggggtcaatcgaaagagctctggtgggtttaggagtcgaggcggctctggttgaatttattagcaaacttctatgcggcagaattgtcgcagcggagtggggaggggccataattaagaggaaggtgtgcaggggcacgccacaggggggtgtcctatctcctctcctctgggttgtggtagtcaacgagctccttgtggagctggaagccaatggttgtcgggtggttgcctatgcagatgacctcgctatcctagtcagaggcaaatttctgggcgccctgcgcgatgttcttcagggctacctggatactgtggctaggttggctgaatcatgtggattggcggtcaacccgggaaaaacggaattggtccttttcacaagaagatataaggtgcccgatttcagaactccctcgattgcaggggtaccgttggtactttctgatagggttaaatatttggggattgttttggacaagaaactgtcctggagacccaatgcggaagatcgggccaggaaggccgccattgccttgtactgctgcagaggagctatcggaaagagatggggactctcgccaagaatagtacactggctttatgagatggtggtcaaaccgattctgctatatggggtgctggtctggtggaaagcactggacacggcgagcacctccaaaatgttagtgtcagtgcaacggacggcgctgatcggtatcagtggcgctctcagaacaacgcctaccttggcactgaacgtcatgctgaacatatacccagtagatattgcgggaaaggcggccgcggcaaggtcgttggtcaggcttcgtgatatgggatatagactttctgaccgcggacactctagccttcttaccagtttcgacttcatcccggacagaacggactactgtatgccgataacagctccctatacaaccttcaccccagttattccagagagagaggattggggaagaggaattatctggggcatgggaccggttaacttgttcacggatgggtcaaagctggatggaaaggttggtgggggggtcttttgtcaagagctaaatttaagccgcaagtttaagttggctgatcactgcagtgtattccaagcggaaattgctgcgattaaggatgcggtggatggaatgctatccagtgctaccacggttagggaatttaacatctactctgatagccaatcggctatcaaggccttgagctcaactacagtgcgatcgagggtggtctgggagtgcctgacctcgcttgcgattgcatcgaattattttacaattaagattatctgggtcccgggccatagtgatatcccgggtaactgtcaagcggatctcttagcccgcatcggtacaactgaaccggatgaagatggctgtagggacttcgggatcccgctggccacctgtggattgctcctccatagctgggcctcgaatcagctcagcaaacgttgggcggataccacgtcttgcagggtagcaagatctttctggccgaaagtggatggcaggaggtctgctgaaataattgggttcactaaggctcacctatcaatggtcattggggttttgacaggg is a genomic window of Eurosta solidaginis isolate ZX-2024a chromosome 4, ASM4086904v1, whole genome shotgun sequence containing:
- the Ptpmeg2 gene encoding tyrosine-protein phosphatase non-receptor type 9 isoform X1; amino-acid sequence: MASVDQGFAVQQFIDLCNGSSSNIRRNISHTTAVKFLYARKFDVLRAVSLYEQHELIRLREGLYNINPDIEPLYSELQIGKFTILPSRDTTGAAIAIFTASKHSPLSVTHTITLQGIVHQLDCALQDTRTQKGGLIFIYDMSGSKYSNFDYDLSQKILTLLKGGYPARLKKVLIVTAPLWFKAPFKILRLFVREKLRERVFTVSVPTLGLHVPLKALPLHLGGALEIDHATWLLQCRKSMTNREDELLANIEQVAFNRSSNNLSTTTNSIGNIVINSIVISGDNSKNINSNSSSNINNINTATTTITNGDCSRRLLGGEEPNENIAINDLCTVISSPISGLKRDSFNTTTSSSLPTINQIDSESVVVGTSLAVGVPALNGLDDSGAQGSVSLVNGCVVVPATATVTSSGSSNGSSGLSELWSENPPSSASSGFSDDDSLAGQEGDPKTIEQIVQMVKELGRRGLVKEYAEIRNRAPEGTFSHARMRNNLTKNRYTDVLCYDHSRVVLSREDGDDYINANFVDGYKQKNAYISTQGEGKQFSKFVITCPLPKTSQDFWRMIWEQHCLVVVMTTRVMERGRVKCGQYWEPTENSSLEFGNFHVRTLSIEINEDYTVASLQLKNLKTDEIRNVSHWQFTSWPDYGVPSTAMAMLNFLQKVREKQAAMVKALGDTWAGHARGPPIVVHCSAGIGRTGTFITLDICISRLEDVGTADIRGTVEKIRSQRAYSIQMPDQYVFCHLALIEYAVSRGMLKSVDLTGFDDREEDSD
- the Ptpmeg2 gene encoding tyrosine-protein phosphatase non-receptor type 9 isoform X2; its protein translation is MASVDQGFAVQQFIDLCNGSSSNIRRNISHTTAVKFLYARKFDVLRAVSLYEQHELIRLREGLYNINPDIEPLYSELQIGKFTILPSRDTTGAAIAIFTASKHSPLSVTHTITLQGIVHQLDCALQDTRTQKGGLIFIYDMSGSKYSNFDYDLSQKILTLLKGGYPARLKKVLIVTAPLWFKAPFKILRLFVREKLRERVFTVSVPTLGLHVPLKALPLHLGGALEIDHATWLLQCRKSMTNREDELLANIEQVAFNRSSNNLSTTTNSIGNIVINSIVISGDNSKNINSNSSSNINNINTATTTITNGDCSRRLLGGEEPNENIAINDLCTVISSPISGLKRDSFNTTTSSSLPTINQIDSESVVVGTSLAVGVPALNGLDDSGAQGSVSLVNGCVVVPATATVTSSGSSNGSSGLSELWSENPPSSASSGFSDDDSLAGQEGDPKTIEQIVQMVKELGRRGLVKEYAEIRNRAPEGTFSHARMRNNLTKNRYTDVLCYDHSRVVLSREDGDDYINANFVDGYKQKNAYISTQGPLPKTSQDFWRMIWEQHCLVVVMTTRVMERGRVKCGQYWEPTENSSLEFGNFHVRTLSIEINEDYTVASLQLKNLKTDEIRNVSHWQFTSWPDYGVPSTAMAMLNFLQKVREKQAAMVKALGDTWAGHARGPPIVVHCSAGIGRTGTFITLDICISRLEDVGTADIRGTVEKIRSQRAYSIQMPDQYVFCHLALIEYAVSRGMLKSVDLTGFDDREEDSD